A DNA window from Acomys russatus chromosome 7, mAcoRus1.1, whole genome shotgun sequence contains the following coding sequences:
- the LOC127191464 gene encoding mas-related G-protein coupled receptor member B1-like has protein sequence MCFYRNRGHKSSHDSIVGWQTELLEAAEPRITSGEFISMGPTGPTWRTSITAVKGSNDMSPSSCNTTRFTLNFLTVIIALVGMAGNATVLLLLGFHLRKNAFSVYILNLAGADFFFLCFQSVHSLQNIIHKFIPIYIPSFYTVLFNFAYLAGLSIISAISTERCLSTLFPIWYRCRRPRYTSGVMCVLLWALSLVLSFLQGEACMAVFNGFLGGWCRKLDSIIFSWLIVLFVVLLGSSLTLLLRVFCGSHRIPFTKLYVTIALTVLVFLLFGLSYGIHWFLLVEEFQNFDINLPCNTYEIAVLLSCINSCANPIIYFLVGSIRHCRFQKQALKLILQRAMQDTPEDGKGRERISSGKSAELETV, from the coding sequence gatCACCAGTGGAGAGTTCATAAGCATGGGTCCAACTGGCCCAACCTGGAGGACTAGCATCACAGCAGTGAAAGGAAGTAACGACATGTCACCCTCATCTTGTAACACCACAAGATTTACTCTGAATTTTCTTACCGTCATCATTGCCCTGGTTGGGATGGCAGGAAATGCCACTGTGCTGTTGCTTCTGGGATTCCACCTGCGCAAGAATGCCTTCTCTGTCTACATCCTCAACCTGGCTGGAGCtgacttcttcttcctctgcttccagagtgtgCACTCCCTGCAGAATATCATTCACAAGTTTATCCCCATCTATATCCCCAGTTTTTACACTGTCCTGTTCAACTTTGCTTACCTTGCAGGCCTTAGCATCATCAGTGCCATTAGCACTGAGCGCTGCCTGTCTACCTTGTTTCCCATATGGTACCGCTGTCGAAGACCAAGATATACATCAGGTGTCATGTGTGTACTGCTATGGGCCTTGTCCCTGGTGTTGAGTTTCCTGCAAGGGGAGGCGTGTATGGCTGTCTTTAATGGTTTCCTTGGAGGTTGGTGTCGAAAACTAGACTCCATCATTTTTTCTTggttaattgttttatttgtggtTCTCTTAGGGTCCAGCCTGACTCTGCTGCTCAGGGTCTTCTGTGGCTCACACAGGATTCCTTTTACCAAGCTGTATGTGACCATTGCTCTCACAGTGCTAGTCTTCCTACTCTTTGGTTTGTCCTATGGAATCCACTGGTTCCTCTTAGTTGAGGAATTTCAGAATTTTGACATAAATTTGCCTTGTAATACATATGAAATAGCAGTACTCTTATCTTGTATTAACAGCTGTGCCAACCCCATCATTTATTTCCTCGTTGGCTCCATTAGGCACTGCAGATTCCAGAAGCAGGCTCTGAAGTTGATTCTGCAGAGAGCCATGCAGGACACCCCTGAGGATGGAAAGGGTAGAGAGAGGATTTCTTCAGGAAAGtctgcagaactggaaacagtcTAG